In Colwellia sp. M166, a genomic segment contains:
- a CDS encoding S9 family peptidase: MQVIYNLAVTFFLLLSAFNAQSENWDSLYDHAQYQNAKISPDGKYIATAVNHENNTVLLFFKREDLAMVGSAKLAGNYEVGNYHWVNSERVVIDMVKRVPWHEQPQFYGELFAVNYDGSRAKLIYGYKAGNLQRPTRLKRKKSISGWASIIDILPEDDRHILIKSTPMSATGERLSSVFMLNVYTGIINKELGKAPIPFSHFLTDTKGEVKAVVGTDSKDKKQLYLKKNGQWEKVPDGTVSNSVSLISISSSGKYLYTRDNHNQDLFGIFKLNMENFSYENIYTDKNVDVTDVKLTADGRSLYAIRIDDGYPAYLLLNKEIEEALVFKSLLQSFPYNSINITSKSEDGKLYIIMVTSDIDPGSLYLYDKEKNKIELLFKFKPQIKNDSLIPSEPIQVTATDGSKINGYFTQAKNKNNAKLAPVVVVVHGGPHGVRDYWRYSNNVQYLALHGYSVLQVNYRGSGGYGEKYEIDGHRVWGSKIQQDIYESYQWLVDRKKAEMNNVCIMGGSFGAYSAVQSTTLYPDTYKCAIANAGIYDLELMFEEGDIRTRSSGLSYLNNVLGNDSEQLKAMSPVNYASKIKVPLLLAHGKDDNRAPFEHAKRLRDALDEAGTSYEWLAIEKEGHGFYNPENQKAYMRKVVDFLSKHLK, translated from the coding sequence ATGCAAGTAATCTACAATTTAGCAGTTACATTCTTTTTACTATTGTCTGCTTTTAACGCTCAATCTGAAAACTGGGATTCTTTGTATGATCATGCTCAATATCAAAATGCTAAAATATCTCCCGATGGAAAATATATTGCGACAGCTGTAAATCATGAAAACAATACAGTTTTACTCTTTTTTAAACGCGAAGACTTAGCAATGGTAGGAAGTGCTAAACTTGCCGGAAATTATGAAGTAGGAAATTACCACTGGGTCAACAGTGAGCGCGTAGTGATTGATATGGTAAAGCGTGTACCGTGGCATGAACAACCGCAATTTTATGGTGAACTATTTGCAGTAAACTATGATGGATCTAGAGCTAAACTTATATATGGTTACAAAGCAGGTAACCTACAACGTCCTACTAGATTAAAGCGTAAGAAAAGTATATCTGGTTGGGCAAGCATTATCGATATCTTACCAGAAGACGATAGACATATTCTAATAAAATCAACACCGATGAGTGCTACAGGGGAAAGGCTATCTTCAGTGTTCATGCTTAATGTATACACCGGCATAATCAACAAGGAACTAGGCAAAGCACCTATTCCTTTTAGCCATTTTTTAACAGATACTAAAGGAGAGGTTAAAGCTGTTGTTGGCACAGATAGTAAGGATAAAAAACAATTATATTTAAAAAAAAATGGCCAATGGGAAAAAGTTCCTGATGGTACAGTTAGTAATTCAGTTTCTTTGATTTCAATTAGCTCGTCAGGAAAGTACCTTTACACTCGTGATAATCACAACCAGGATCTTTTTGGTATATTTAAATTAAATATGGAAAACTTTTCATATGAAAACATATATACCGATAAAAATGTCGATGTAACTGACGTAAAACTTACGGCTGATGGAAGATCATTATATGCCATTAGAATTGATGACGGCTACCCAGCATATTTGCTCCTCAATAAAGAAATTGAAGAAGCATTAGTATTTAAAAGCTTATTGCAATCATTCCCATATAACTCGATTAATATAACCAGTAAAAGCGAGGATGGTAAGCTATATATTATAATGGTTACCTCAGATATTGATCCTGGTAGTTTATATTTGTACGATAAAGAAAAAAATAAGATTGAATTATTATTTAAATTTAAACCACAAATTAAAAATGATAGCTTAATACCTTCAGAGCCTATTCAAGTTACCGCGACTGATGGCAGTAAAATAAACGGGTATTTCACTCAAGCAAAAAATAAAAATAATGCTAAACTAGCTCCTGTTGTCGTCGTCGTGCATGGTGGGCCACATGGCGTAAGAGATTATTGGCGTTATTCAAATAATGTTCAGTACTTAGCACTACATGGGTATTCCGTCTTACAAGTTAATTACCGTGGTTCCGGCGGATATGGTGAAAAGTATGAAATAGATGGCCATAGAGTATGGGGGTCGAAAATACAACAAGACATTTATGAAAGCTATCAATGGCTTGTTGATAGAAAAAAAGCTGAAATGAATAATGTTTGTATTATGGGTGGGAGCTTTGGAGCATATTCCGCAGTACAAAGTACAACCTTATATCCAGATACATATAAATGTGCGATCGCTAACGCTGGTATTTATGATTTAGAGCTTATGTTTGAAGAAGGGGATATTCGCACTAGAAGCTCAGGACTGAGCTACTTAAATAATGTACTAGGAAATGATAGTGAACAATTGAAAGCGATGTCTCCTGTAAATTATGCTTCAAAAATTAAAGTGCCACTTTTATTAGCGCATGGTAAAGATGATAATCGCGCCCCTTTCGAGCATGCAAAGCGTTTAAGAGATGCGCTAGATGAAGCTGGTACTTCTTATGAATGGCTTGCTATTGAGAAAGAAGGTCATGGGTTTTATAATCCAGAAAATCAAAAAGCATACATGAGAAAGGTTGTTGATTTTTTAAGTAAACATTTAAAATAG
- a CDS encoding OmpW family protein — protein MKKSIINGLILSALTLSPLAFSNQAGDFIVRGGATMVNPDSDKSNIMLGGADSTMTLTVDDNTQLGLNFVYFYDNNWAIELLAATPFTHDVTIQDKNAVLGVDGANLGEVSQLPPTLSALYYFDTNSAFKPYVGVGVNYTVFFDEDFAAAPKSLGLSNLDLDGSFGLSAQIGADYHLDDKWSLNASIRYIDISTDATFDVGGASIGKANIDVDPMVYSLMLGYKF, from the coding sequence ATGAAAAAATCAATAATTAATGGCTTAATACTTTCTGCTCTTACATTATCTCCTCTGGCTTTTTCAAACCAAGCGGGTGATTTTATTGTACGTGGTGGCGCAACTATGGTTAACCCTGACAGTGACAAATCTAACATTATGTTGGGTGGCGCTGATTCAACTATGACATTGACGGTAGACGATAATACACAGCTAGGTTTGAATTTTGTTTACTTCTACGATAATAACTGGGCAATTGAACTATTAGCCGCAACACCTTTTACCCATGATGTAACTATTCAAGATAAAAACGCAGTGCTTGGGGTTGATGGTGCTAACTTAGGCGAAGTATCACAGTTACCACCAACATTAAGTGCATTATATTACTTTGATACGAACTCAGCTTTTAAGCCTTATGTTGGTGTTGGTGTTAACTATACAGTTTTCTTTGATGAAGATTTTGCCGCGGCTCCAAAATCATTAGGTTTAAGCAACCTAGATTTAGATGGCTCATTTGGTTTGTCTGCACAAATTGGCGCTGATTATCATTTAGATGATAAGTGGTCACTAAACGCTTCTATTCGTTATATTGATATATCTACTGATGCAACATTCGATGTTGGTGGAGCTAGCATTGGTAAAGCTAACATTGATGTCGATCCAATGGTTTACTCGCTGATGTTAGGTTATAAATTTTAA
- the aroE gene encoding shikimate dehydrogenase, which yields MDQYRVFGNPIAQSKSPFIHQQFATQTEQIINYQSELVDLDKFELAVSELIADNGKGANVTAPFKEQAFILCDELSERAKLAGAVNTLIFSNGAIYGDTTDGVGLVSDLLRHQIQLQKSKILLLGAGGAAKGVVQALLEQSPTSLTIANRTLSKAQAIVSQYPDQAIHAVTFTDTEQLSFDIIINATSAGLSGESLPISNATIKSAVACYDMVYGKHPTAFLIQAKTLGVKHIIDGLGMLVGQAAESFKLWRGVSPDIEPVLISLRTQLK from the coding sequence ATGGATCAATACCGTGTATTTGGCAATCCAATTGCTCAATCAAAATCGCCGTTTATTCACCAACAATTTGCCACACAAACCGAACAAATTATCAATTATCAAAGTGAATTGGTTGATCTTGATAAATTTGAGTTAGCAGTAAGTGAACTGATTGCCGATAATGGTAAAGGTGCCAATGTTACTGCGCCTTTTAAAGAACAAGCTTTTATACTGTGCGACGAATTGAGTGAAAGGGCAAAGTTAGCTGGTGCGGTTAATACCTTAATATTCTCTAATGGTGCTATTTATGGTGATACTACTGACGGTGTCGGCTTAGTAAGTGATTTGCTTAGACATCAAATTCAACTACAAAAGAGTAAAATATTATTGCTCGGTGCTGGCGGAGCAGCGAAAGGTGTTGTGCAAGCCTTATTAGAGCAATCACCAACGTCGTTAACTATTGCCAATAGAACACTAAGTAAAGCGCAAGCCATTGTTAGTCAATATCCTGATCAGGCAATACATGCTGTTACGTTTACTGATACTGAGCAGTTATCTTTTGATATTATTATTAATGCAACGTCGGCAGGGTTGTCGGGCGAAAGTTTACCCATTTCAAACGCCACCATAAAAAGCGCAGTGGCTTGTTATGATATGGTGTATGGCAAACATCCGACTGCTTTTTTAATTCAAGCAAAAACTCTTGGGGTTAAGCATATTATCGATGGGTTAGGTATGTTGGTAGGACAAGCCGCCGAAAGCTTCAAGTTATGGAGAGGTGTTAGTCCAGATATCGAACCTGTACTGATATCGTTAAGAACTCAGTTGAAGTAA
- a CDS encoding gamma carbonic anhydrase family protein has translation MHKNKFRSYHNNAPILGSNVYVDETAVLVGDITLGDDTSVWPLVAARGDVNKITIGARTNIQDGSVLHVTRKSAANPKGNPLIIGDDVTVGHKCMLHGCTLGDRILVGMGAIIMDGATIENDVFIGAGSLVPPNKTLKRGYLYVGNPVKQARLLKESEAKFLKQSAINYVELKDEYLAMDN, from the coding sequence ATGCATAAAAACAAATTTCGTAGTTATCATAACAATGCTCCTATATTAGGTAGTAATGTTTATGTCGATGAAACAGCGGTACTCGTTGGGGATATCACGTTAGGTGATGATACTAGTGTTTGGCCCTTAGTCGCTGCAAGGGGTGATGTTAATAAAATAACTATTGGCGCAAGAACTAATATTCAGGATGGTAGTGTTTTACATGTCACTCGAAAAAGTGCAGCTAACCCAAAGGGTAATCCTTTAATCATTGGTGACGATGTTACCGTTGGGCATAAGTGCATGTTACATGGTTGTACATTAGGAGATCGTATCCTTGTTGGTATGGGTGCTATTATTATGGATGGTGCGACTATTGAGAATGACGTATTCATTGGTGCTGGTAGTTTAGTGCCTCCAAACAAAACACTAAAACGCGGTTATTTATATGTTGGTAACCCCGTAAAACAAGCAAGATTACTTAAAGAAAGTGAAGCTAAATTTCTCAAGCAATCAGCCATTAATTATGTGGAATTAAAAGATGAATATTTAGCTATGGATAATTAA
- a CDS encoding Sua5/YciO/YrdC/YwlC family protein, translated as MTTALETYQQGGILAYPTEAVFGLGCDPDNDQAIERLLSIKARSVDKGLILLAGNYSQLLPYIDDSKIPQDKRFAVLSRWPDGITQLVAKNVNTSALLTGCFDTIAVRITSQPDVVALCKATNKPIVSTSANLSGQAPAKIWQNIPSTLAEKIDFIIKGKTLGFEQPSTIIDALSGDIIRS; from the coding sequence ATGACGACAGCATTAGAAACTTATCAACAGGGCGGTATTTTGGCCTATCCAACTGAGGCCGTATTTGGCTTAGGTTGTGATCCCGACAATGATCAGGCAATTGAAAGGCTATTGTCTATTAAGGCTCGATCAGTCGATAAAGGCTTAATACTGCTAGCCGGTAATTATTCACAACTACTTCCTTATATAGACGATAGTAAAATCCCACAAGATAAGCGCTTTGCTGTGTTATCTCGATGGCCTGATGGCATCACGCAATTAGTTGCTAAAAATGTTAATACTTCAGCGTTACTTACAGGCTGTTTTGATACTATCGCTGTACGTATTACTAGCCAACCTGATGTGGTTGCACTCTGTAAAGCCACCAACAAGCCTATTGTTTCCACTAGTGCTAATTTAAGTGGTCAAGCCCCCGCAAAAATCTGGCAAAATATACCAAGTACATTAGCTGAAAAAATTGATTTTATTATTAAAGGTAAGACTTTAGGCTTTGAACAGCCATCCACCATTATTGATGCATTATCTGGAGATATTATTCGCTCATGA
- the hemF gene encoding oxygen-dependent coproporphyrinogen oxidase → MSTIDINVVIKFLKSLQDQICSALEVADGSGKFIEDNWQRAEGGGGRTRVLTSGSVIEQGGVNFSVVSGDKLPPSATAHRPELAGRKWQACGVSLVIHPKNPFVPTSHANVRFFIAEKEGEAPVWWFGGGFDLTPFYPFKEDVVYWHQTAKDICQPFGEEVYPEYKKWCDEYFYLKHRNETRGVGGLFFDDLNKWSFEQCFDYIKAVGVGFIDAYVPLIEKRKATPYDDNNRQFQLYRRGRYVEFNLVFDRGTLFGLQSGGRTESILMSMPPLVRWEYNFQAADGSAEAELQNYLVAQSWL, encoded by the coding sequence ATGAGCACTATAGATATAAACGTTGTTATTAAGTTTCTGAAATCATTACAAGACCAAATATGCTCAGCGTTAGAGGTTGCTGATGGTAGTGGTAAATTTATTGAAGATAATTGGCAACGTGCGGAAGGTGGTGGTGGTAGGACACGAGTATTAACCAGTGGCTCTGTGATTGAACAAGGTGGTGTAAACTTTTCTGTGGTGTCAGGTGATAAATTACCACCATCAGCAACAGCACATCGACCTGAATTGGCTGGCCGAAAATGGCAAGCTTGCGGCGTATCTTTAGTTATTCACCCTAAAAACCCTTTTGTTCCAACTTCTCATGCCAATGTTCGTTTTTTTATTGCTGAGAAAGAAGGTGAAGCACCCGTATGGTGGTTTGGTGGTGGTTTCGATCTCACTCCCTTTTATCCTTTTAAAGAAGATGTTGTATATTGGCATCAAACGGCTAAAGATATTTGTCAGCCCTTTGGCGAAGAGGTTTATCCCGAATATAAAAAATGGTGTGATGAATACTTCTATTTAAAGCATCGAAATGAAACTCGTGGTGTCGGTGGCTTGTTTTTTGATGACCTTAATAAGTGGTCATTCGAGCAGTGTTTTGATTACATCAAAGCCGTTGGCGTAGGTTTTATTGATGCTTATGTACCTTTGATAGAAAAGCGCAAAGCCACGCCATATGATGATAATAATCGTCAATTCCAATTATATCGTCGAGGTCGCTATGTTGAGTTCAATTTAGTGTTCGATCGCGGCACTTTATTTGGTTTGCAATCAGGTGGTAGAACTGAGTCTATATTGATGTCGATGCCGCCATTGGTTCGTTGGGAGTATAATTTTCAAGCTGCAGATGGCAGTGCAGAAGCTGAACTACAAAACTATCTTGTTGCACAAAGCTGGCTATAG